A genome region from Maridesulfovibrio salexigens DSM 2638 includes the following:
- a CDS encoding heavy metal translocating P-type ATPase, translated as MHSTFEIKGMTCSACSARLERVIGNLDGVNSATVNLAAESLAADYNPDQISAADIIASVEMAGFEATEEIEGTELTLPISGMTCSACSSRLERVLNANDGIISAQVSLASESATLNFNPAVISLRQIRQLIADAGFESGQIQSAHNAKDNFEKRKAENEAKLGEMKNRLIAALAFTIPLLTITMGHMVGMPLPSFIEPHSSPLGFALIQLILTAPVLWFGRNFYLHGFPNLIRRAPNMDSLIAVGTSAAVIYSLWNTIEIAMDIDAHARAMDLYYESAATIIALILLGKFQETRARSRTSDAIEKLMDLTPAQAILLQNGEQIPTPVEEIGPGDLILIRPGDRVAADGKVAEGHSDIDESMLTGESMPVTKSAGDDVAGGTVNTGGGALKVQVTNVGENTVLARIIRLVQEAQGSKAPISSLADTVSFYFVPAVMAIGIAAALGWFFFSDEPFTFALRIFISVMVIACPCAMGLATPTAIMVGTGRGAQLGVLVKSGEALETAGKIETMIFDKTGTLTYGKPEVAETFTMDGENQQELLLLAGSAEKQSEHPLAKAVVRAAEEIGTPLPETTAFQAVSGLGINTETAGQPMLLGNRKFLEQNFVGGLDNIAANEAALRFAASGQSPLYIAKNGKLAGILAIADRIKDETPQTISKLHALGVQTVMLTGDNEKVAHAIADKAGIDKVIAQVMPDRKAEVVNNEKEAGRKVAMIGDGINDAPALASADLGIAMGTGIDVAIESGDVVLMKGDLSGVLTALSLSRATVRNIKQNLFWAFAFNVLGIPVAAGLLHIFGGPTLSPMFAAAAMSLSSVTVVSNALRLKFFKPED; from the coding sequence ATGCACAGCACATTTGAAATCAAAGGTATGACCTGTTCCGCCTGTTCTGCACGGCTCGAACGGGTTATCGGTAATTTGGACGGTGTTAACAGTGCAACAGTCAATCTGGCAGCGGAATCATTAGCTGCTGATTATAACCCGGACCAGATTTCCGCAGCAGATATTATTGCTTCAGTAGAAATGGCCGGATTCGAAGCAACCGAGGAAATCGAAGGGACCGAGCTCACCCTGCCGATTTCGGGGATGACCTGTTCCGCCTGCTCATCAAGACTGGAACGCGTGCTCAATGCGAACGACGGAATAATCAGTGCGCAGGTCAGCCTTGCATCAGAAAGTGCAACCTTAAATTTCAACCCCGCCGTAATTTCATTGCGCCAAATCAGACAGCTCATTGCTGATGCTGGATTTGAATCAGGCCAGATTCAGTCCGCCCACAATGCAAAAGATAATTTTGAAAAAAGAAAAGCCGAGAACGAAGCCAAGCTTGGCGAAATGAAAAACAGGCTCATCGCTGCCCTAGCCTTCACCATACCCCTTTTGACTATCACTATGGGACACATGGTCGGCATGCCTTTACCCTCTTTCATTGAACCGCACAGTTCTCCGCTTGGCTTCGCCCTGATCCAGCTTATTCTTACCGCCCCGGTACTCTGGTTCGGACGTAACTTTTACCTGCATGGCTTTCCAAACCTGATACGCCGCGCCCCCAATATGGATTCCCTGATTGCCGTGGGAACATCAGCGGCAGTTATTTACTCCCTGTGGAATACCATCGAGATCGCTATGGACATAGATGCTCATGCTCGCGCAATGGACCTTTATTATGAATCTGCTGCAACAATTATTGCCCTGATCCTGCTGGGTAAATTTCAGGAAACCCGCGCCCGCTCCCGAACTTCAGATGCGATTGAAAAACTCATGGACCTGACCCCGGCGCAGGCAATCCTGCTGCAAAACGGGGAGCAGATTCCCACTCCGGTAGAAGAAATCGGTCCCGGCGACCTGATACTAATCCGCCCCGGTGACCGGGTAGCGGCAGACGGCAAGGTTGCGGAAGGGCATTCAGATATTGATGAATCAATGCTTACCGGAGAATCAATGCCTGTAACCAAAAGTGCAGGTGACGATGTAGCCGGAGGGACAGTAAACACCGGAGGCGGTGCGCTTAAAGTACAAGTCACCAACGTAGGCGAAAACACCGTTCTTGCGCGCATCATCCGTCTTGTACAGGAAGCACAGGGTTCCAAGGCTCCCATCTCCAGTCTTGCGGATACGGTCAGTTTTTATTTTGTACCTGCTGTCATGGCCATCGGTATTGCCGCAGCTTTAGGCTGGTTCTTCTTCAGCGATGAACCTTTCACCTTTGCCCTGCGCATTTTTATCAGCGTTATGGTCATTGCCTGCCCCTGCGCAATGGGACTGGCTACCCCCACCGCTATTATGGTCGGTACCGGACGCGGAGCCCAATTGGGAGTACTGGTTAAATCAGGTGAAGCACTTGAAACCGCAGGAAAGATCGAAACCATGATCTTCGACAAAACCGGAACCCTGACCTACGGTAAGCCCGAAGTTGCTGAAACCTTCACTATGGACGGGGAAAACCAGCAGGAACTGCTCCTGCTTGCCGGATCTGCGGAAAAGCAATCCGAACACCCGCTGGCAAAAGCTGTTGTCCGTGCAGCAGAAGAAATCGGCACTCCTCTCCCTGAGACTACCGCTTTTCAGGCTGTATCAGGGTTGGGGATCAATACCGAAACCGCAGGCCAGCCCATGCTGCTGGGAAACCGCAAATTCCTTGAACAAAACTTTGTCGGCGGTCTGGACAATATTGCTGCAAATGAAGCAGCTTTGCGCTTTGCTGCTTCCGGTCAAAGCCCGCTTTACATTGCTAAAAATGGTAAGCTTGCCGGAATTCTGGCTATTGCAGATCGCATCAAGGACGAAACTCCCCAGACCATAAGCAAGCTCCACGCACTTGGAGTCCAGACGGTAATGCTTACCGGGGATAATGAAAAAGTGGCCCATGCCATTGCTGACAAAGCAGGAATAGACAAAGTCATCGCTCAGGTCATGCCTGACCGTAAAGCCGAAGTCGTCAATAATGAAAAAGAAGCTGGCCGTAAAGTGGCTATGATAGGGGACGGCATCAATGATGCCCCGGCACTTGCTTCTGCCGACCTTGGCATCGCCATGGGAACCGGAATTGATGTTGCAATCGAATCTGGTGACGTAGTACTGATGAAAGGCGATTTGAGCGGAGTACTCACAGCCCTTTCACTTAGCAGGGCAACAGTTCGCAACATCAAGCAGAACCTGTTCTGGGCTTTTGCCTTTAACGTATTGGGGATTCCGGTTGCAGCGGGACTGCTCCACATTTTCGGTGGGCCGACCCTTTCCCCCATGTTTGCTGCTGCAGCCATGTCCTTAAGCTCGGTTACTGTGGTCAGCAATGCCTTAAGGCTTAAATTCTTTAAACCGGAAGATTAA
- the pyrR gene encoding bifunctional pyr operon transcriptional regulator/uracil phosphoribosyltransferase PyrR, producing MKEQKIILSEKDMARTLDRLASEITERRGDSENLAIIGIQRRGADLAERLKRILDEKLGRKIPLGKLDINLYRDDWTNLTRQPCINCTEIPFEIESASIILVDDVLFSGRTVRAALEAVLDFGRPRRVELLVLVDRGHRELPIRADYVGKEVVTFEDQHVNVLVKERDDEDKVVIIRS from the coding sequence ATGAAGGAACAGAAAATTATACTCTCGGAAAAGGACATGGCCCGCACTCTGGATCGTCTTGCTTCAGAAATTACTGAACGCCGCGGTGACAGTGAAAATCTTGCTATTATCGGTATTCAACGCCGTGGTGCCGATCTTGCGGAGCGCTTGAAGCGTATTCTGGATGAAAAGCTCGGTCGTAAGATTCCACTTGGTAAACTGGATATCAACCTTTACCGCGATGACTGGACCAATTTGACCCGCCAGCCGTGTATTAACTGCACTGAAATTCCATTTGAAATTGAATCCGCATCTATCATTCTGGTGGATGACGTTCTCTTTTCCGGACGAACCGTGCGCGCCGCACTTGAGGCTGTGCTTGATTTCGGACGTCCGCGCCGTGTGGAACTGCTCGTACTGGTCGACCGCGGACACCGTGAACTTCCCATCCGCGCTGATTATGTGGGTAAGGAAGTTGTTACTTTTGAAGATCAGCACGTGAATGTTCTGGTTAAGGAACGCGATGACGAGGATAAGGTTGTCATCATTCGTTCCTAG
- the thrB gene encoding homoserine kinase translates to MQEWSNEFSEDCSVILIGMAGAGKSTLSPLLAEKLGWEHMDTDAVIESYYGRPLQDIVDHLGVPEFRKTEEYIVSGLGVIRTVVSTGGSVIYGPKAMERLKSLGPVVYLRISSETCLQRVGCGANRGLAIVPGQSLESLYEERIPLYEEYADFAVDTDQCSPDECVEQICKWLKSKEANKVKDI, encoded by the coding sequence ATGCAAGAATGGAGTAATGAATTTTCAGAGGATTGCTCTGTTATCCTGATCGGTATGGCCGGAGCGGGTAAATCCACGCTTTCACCGCTTCTGGCTGAAAAGCTCGGTTGGGAGCATATGGATACCGACGCTGTAATCGAGAGTTACTACGGCCGTCCGTTACAGGATATTGTGGATCATCTCGGCGTGCCTGAATTCCGCAAAACTGAGGAATATATTGTTTCCGGTCTCGGCGTAATTCGCACGGTTGTTTCCACCGGGGGGAGTGTCATCTATGGCCCCAAGGCTATGGAAAGGCTGAAAAGCCTCGGTCCGGTTGTTTATCTTCGTATTTCAAGTGAGACCTGCCTTCAGCGGGTCGGTTGCGGAGCCAATCGCGGTCTTGCCATTGTTCCGGGACAGTCGCTGGAAAGCCTTTATGAGGAAAGGATTCCCCTTTACGAGGAATACGCAGATTTCGCTGTTGATACGGATCAGTGCTCCCCGGATGAGTGTGTTGAGCAGATCTGTAAGTGGCTTAAGTCAAAAGAAGCAAATAAAGTTAAGGATATATAA
- a CDS encoding WcbI family polysaccharide biosynthesis putative acetyltransferase: protein MKKICILHANCQGEPMEELLLLNEEFSSEYKIHRFTNYTRESIPAELIAECDLFLYQPLLGTTWKDLASEKIISKLKSGASSIAFPSMLFLHYWPLWSSAPGFDYRDTFLDSLLEKELSESQILHLFMNTRLTNIYDLKEIMDKSISTERIKESRTPVKYVDWIIENYRHKPLFNTINHPRAELLCMIANTILKELGMNRLSNQDLQNFPPPFADFEQPIHPQVVEFLGLEFGGPQHRYHVYGAELTFEEYATRYIKCRKNNIDDFIGFLMTTARMEKN, encoded by the coding sequence ATGAAGAAAATCTGTATCTTACATGCTAATTGCCAAGGCGAACCAATGGAAGAACTGCTCTTGCTGAATGAAGAATTCAGCTCTGAGTACAAAATCCACCGCTTTACCAACTATACCCGAGAATCCATACCAGCGGAACTCATTGCTGAATGCGACCTGTTCCTCTACCAGCCTCTTCTTGGAACAACGTGGAAGGATCTGGCTTCGGAAAAAATAATTTCCAAACTCAAGAGTGGAGCCAGCTCAATTGCTTTCCCAAGTATGCTTTTCCTGCACTACTGGCCCTTATGGTCCAGCGCACCGGGCTTCGATTACCGGGATACATTCTTGGATTCCCTACTTGAAAAAGAGCTCAGTGAATCTCAGATTCTGCACCTTTTCATGAATACCAGACTGACCAACATCTACGATTTAAAAGAAATCATGGATAAATCAATAAGCACTGAAAGAATCAAGGAAAGCCGGACTCCGGTAAAATATGTGGACTGGATTATTGAAAATTACAGGCACAAGCCCCTTTTCAATACCATCAACCATCCACGGGCAGAACTGTTATGCATGATCGCAAATACCATTCTGAAAGAATTGGGCATGAATCGGCTGAGTAATCAGGATTTGCAGAATTTTCCGCCGCCTTTTGCCGACTTTGAGCAACCGATTCATCCGCAAGTGGTAGAATTCCTCGGCCTCGAATTCGGCGGACCTCAGCACCGCTACCATGTTTACGGAGCGGAGCTGACTTTTGAAGAATACGCCACGCGGTACATCAAATGCCGTAAAAACAACATTGACGACTTCATAGGATTCCTCATGACCACCGCAAGGATGGAGAAGAATTAA
- the cobT gene encoding nicotinate-nucleotide--dimethylbenzimidazole phosphoribosyltransferase, whose amino-acid sequence MNKFSAEELQHIVGSVQPVDLSLEGQARAHLDRLTKPLGSLGRLEDLAVKMFVASGGKPPQADPARIYTIAGDHGVNEEDVSYFPQEVTRQMVENFLAGGAGINVLARTSGVELIVVDAGCKGGEFPDHPGLIQRKIACGTNNISKGPAMEKGCCLRAVKLGVELADEAHAQGIKVLGTGEMGVSNTTPSTALYCAYFDLDPADITGPGGGIDAAGVVRKIGVVRRALEANAEVVRSDDPFAILTALGGYEIAALAGLIIGGAKNRQIVCIDGFISTAAYAAAAKICPAVGDYCVLSHASAEPGYAKVINALGRRPLLHLDMRLGEGSGAALSMFMLRAAANIYNEMATYDDAGVHAGG is encoded by the coding sequence GTGAATAAATTTTCCGCAGAAGAATTGCAGCACATCGTTGGTAGTGTGCAGCCTGTAGATTTATCTTTGGAAGGACAGGCTCGAGCCCATCTGGATAGGCTGACTAAACCGTTAGGAAGTCTGGGACGGCTCGAAGACCTTGCGGTAAAGATGTTCGTAGCCTCAGGCGGAAAGCCTCCACAGGCAGACCCGGCCCGCATATACACCATTGCCGGTGACCACGGCGTTAATGAAGAAGATGTCAGTTACTTTCCGCAGGAAGTTACCCGCCAGATGGTAGAGAATTTTTTAGCCGGAGGAGCGGGCATAAATGTTTTGGCACGAACTTCCGGGGTGGAGCTTATAGTTGTTGATGCCGGATGCAAGGGTGGAGAGTTTCCGGACCATCCCGGTTTGATTCAGCGTAAGATAGCCTGCGGTACGAATAATATTTCCAAAGGCCCGGCCATGGAAAAGGGTTGCTGCCTGCGGGCCGTAAAGCTTGGTGTTGAGCTTGCTGACGAGGCACATGCTCAGGGCATTAAAGTTCTTGGTACCGGGGAAATGGGGGTTTCCAACACAACCCCTTCAACGGCCCTTTATTGTGCATATTTTGATCTGGATCCGGCAGATATAACCGGTCCGGGGGGCGGGATTGACGCTGCCGGGGTGGTTCGCAAAATCGGAGTTGTCCGTCGTGCTTTGGAAGCCAATGCTGAAGTCGTGCGTTCTGATGATCCTTTTGCTATTCTTACTGCTCTTGGCGGATACGAGATTGCTGCACTGGCAGGTCTGATCATCGGCGGAGCCAAGAATAGGCAGATTGTCTGCATTGACGGATTTATTTCCACTGCCGCTTATGCTGCGGCTGCTAAAATCTGTCCCGCAGTGGGCGATTATTGCGTTCTCAGCCATGCTTCTGCGGAACCGGGATATGCAAAAGTTATCAATGCGCTTGGGCGCAGGCCGTTGCTGCATCTGGATATGCGCCTTGGAGAAGGGTCCGGTGCGGCTCTGTCCATGTTCATGCTGCGCGCTGCTGCAAATATTTATAATGAAATGGCAACGTATGACGATGCCGGAGTTCATGCAGGAGGTTAG
- the selD gene encoding selenide, water dikinase SelD: protein MPKELVKTVKAAGUAAKIAPGDLEQVLCGLAVEDERLLTGLGGNEDSAIVSFPAGKALVQTVDFFTPVVNDPYWFGQIAAANSLSDVYAMGGEPWTAMNIVCYPMKEMGPEILREILKGGMDKIREAGAVLAGGHSVEDDEIKYGLSVTGMVDPDGFASNKGLREGDQLLLTKPLGTGVLATALKADWDGAERFEKDVYKWASRLNSAGGKVIRELGLIGATDITGFGLGGHVLEMADASGVAVELWLDKVPFMDDVVDLASMGMIPAGSFANRNYCSSQVQTAADADSIKTDLIFDAQTSGGLILAVPEDKLQQAKDMLLEAGDLADHVGQVTAHEAGVARLRIV from the coding sequence ATGCCAAAAGAATTGGTAAAGACTGTTAAAGCTGCCGGTTGAGCAGCCAAGATTGCTCCGGGGGACCTGGAGCAGGTTTTGTGCGGCTTAGCCGTGGAGGATGAGCGCCTTCTTACCGGACTGGGCGGGAACGAAGATTCCGCCATTGTCTCTTTTCCTGCGGGCAAAGCTCTGGTTCAGACCGTAGATTTTTTCACTCCGGTGGTCAATGATCCTTATTGGTTCGGACAGATTGCCGCAGCCAACTCACTTTCCGATGTTTACGCTATGGGCGGTGAACCTTGGACCGCCATGAATATCGTCTGCTACCCCATGAAAGAAATGGGTCCTGAGATTCTTCGTGAGATTCTCAAGGGTGGTATGGACAAAATTCGTGAAGCAGGGGCTGTTCTGGCTGGCGGTCATAGTGTTGAGGACGATGAGATCAAGTATGGTCTCTCGGTGACTGGAATGGTTGATCCTGACGGTTTTGCCTCCAACAAGGGGCTGCGTGAAGGTGATCAGTTGTTGCTGACCAAGCCTCTCGGTACCGGAGTGCTGGCTACAGCGCTTAAGGCAGACTGGGACGGTGCTGAGCGTTTTGAAAAGGATGTTTACAAGTGGGCATCCAGGCTGAACAGCGCGGGAGGGAAAGTTATCCGCGAGCTGGGCTTGATCGGTGCTACTGATATCACGGGATTCGGTCTTGGCGGGCACGTGCTGGAAATGGCTGATGCTTCCGGTGTAGCAGTTGAGTTGTGGCTGGATAAGGTGCCTTTCATGGATGATGTGGTCGATCTGGCCTCAATGGGCATGATTCCGGCTGGCAGTTTCGCCAACCGCAACTATTGCAGCTCGCAAGTGCAGACCGCAGCAGATGCCGACAGCATTAAGACTGACCTGATTTTTGATGCTCAGACTTCGGGGGGCCTGATATTGGCTGTGCCTGAAGATAAGTTGCAGCAGGCCAAGGATATGTTGCTGGAAGCTGGAGACCTTGCCGACCATGTGGGGCAGGTTACTGCCCATGAAGCAGGCGTGGCCAGATTGCGGATTGTATAA
- the hemC gene encoding hydroxymethylbilane synthase — protein sequence MRKITIATRGSKLALWQANHISDLLREEYPGIEVQLLKIKTKGDKILDVPLAKVGGKGLFVKEIEEALLDGRADLAVHSMKDVPTELPEGLEVGIIPPREAETDTLLSVKYDSLKDLPAGAVVGTSSLRRQSQVLALRDDLKIESLRGNLDTRVGKLLNGEFDAIVVATAGLNRLKLSAPKSEILGPPTFLPAVAQGALGIEYRIEDTEIQDILAFLHDEMTARQVKAERGFLTGLDGGCQVPIAAWSQLESDQVKLTGFVADIDGSSPIRMEKTGPAEDAWDIGLALAEEVLAAGAKEILDRVYDKC from the coding sequence ATGAGAAAAATTACCATCGCAACACGCGGCAGCAAACTTGCCCTCTGGCAGGCCAACCATATTTCCGACCTTCTGCGTGAAGAGTACCCCGGAATCGAAGTTCAACTGCTCAAGATCAAAACCAAGGGCGATAAGATTCTGGACGTTCCGCTGGCAAAAGTGGGCGGCAAGGGCCTTTTCGTAAAAGAAATCGAAGAAGCACTGCTTGATGGCCGTGCCGACCTCGCAGTTCACAGCATGAAGGACGTTCCCACCGAACTTCCTGAAGGCCTTGAAGTGGGCATCATTCCCCCGCGTGAAGCAGAAACCGACACCCTGCTTTCCGTTAAATACGATTCTCTAAAAGACCTGCCTGCCGGTGCTGTAGTCGGTACCAGCAGCCTGCGCCGCCAGTCTCAGGTTCTGGCACTGCGTGATGACCTTAAAATCGAATCCCTGCGCGGTAACCTTGATACCCGAGTAGGAAAACTTCTCAACGGTGAATTCGATGCTATCGTTGTTGCAACCGCAGGACTGAACAGACTCAAACTTTCCGCTCCCAAAAGCGAAATCCTCGGGCCTCCGACCTTCCTGCCCGCAGTGGCACAGGGTGCTCTGGGCATCGAATACCGCATTGAGGACACCGAAATTCAGGACATTCTCGCATTCCTGCATGACGAAATGACTGCACGTCAGGTCAAAGCAGAACGCGGTTTCCTGACCGGTCTCGACGGCGGCTGTCAGGTTCCCATCGCAGCTTGGTCCCAGCTTGAAAGCGATCAGGTCAAGCTGACCGGATTTGTTGCTGACATCGACGGTTCCAGCCCCATCCGCATGGAGAAGACAGGACCGGCTGAGGATGCATGGGACATCGGCCTTGCCCTTGCTGAAGAAGTTCTGGCAGCAGGAGCAAAAGAAATTCTCGATCGCGTTTACGACAAGTGCTAA
- a CDS encoding FmdB family zinc ribbon protein, whose protein sequence is MPIFEYKCADCGKEFEELVFNRDECPPCPECKSEKTEKLMSACKFKTGGGAPDMGDYGAAPAPAASSSSGCAGCSGGDCSSCGS, encoded by the coding sequence ATGCCTATTTTCGAATATAAATGCGCTGACTGCGGCAAGGAATTCGAGGAACTGGTTTTCAACCGGGACGAGTGCCCGCCTTGCCCGGAATGTAAATCCGAGAAAACCGAAAAACTCATGTCTGCCTGTAAGTTCAAAACCGGCGGTGGAGCACCTGACATGGGTGATTACGGTGCTGCTCCTGCTCCGGCAGCATCATCCAGCAGCGGTTGTGCCGGATGCTCCGGTGGCGACTGTTCTTCCTGCGGCAGTTAG
- a CDS encoding methyltransferase domain-containing protein codes for MHKSSYARMQWFVENYCNSPERNLSVLDIGSCAVNKEDPLQTYRPLFAGDKFSYTGLDMVAGPNVDIAVKNPYCWRELEDTSFDVVISGQVFEHIEFFWETMKEIARVLKPGGLLSIVVPGPFGVAYHACPVDCYRFFADGMIAMARYAGLEVVHASSAAAPQNAPDIWYETRDSFLIARKSEAHQPPDMGNYTFEKPDLEELRNGFIPDNYENQVYYDMFAVRIDGSGTLHELKNLEMVNLWALPDNRFYIWGTGGQYELHYQNLVQRSRPKNFIGFLDSNTEIQGTELDGYPVMAPQYCAQDKPDVIIIASHARKEIMESIRNIMNK; via the coding sequence ATGCACAAAAGTTCCTACGCCCGCATGCAATGGTTTGTTGAAAACTACTGCAACTCTCCGGAACGTAATTTATCCGTTCTGGATATCGGTAGCTGCGCAGTAAACAAAGAAGACCCGTTACAAACCTATCGCCCTTTATTCGCCGGAGATAAGTTCAGCTACACCGGACTGGATATGGTTGCAGGTCCCAACGTGGATATTGCAGTGAAGAATCCTTATTGCTGGCGGGAACTTGAAGACACTTCATTTGATGTGGTTATCTCCGGGCAGGTCTTTGAACATATTGAATTTTTCTGGGAAACAATGAAAGAAATCGCCCGTGTACTCAAGCCCGGAGGACTGCTTTCAATCGTTGTGCCCGGACCTTTCGGGGTCGCATACCATGCCTGCCCTGTGGACTGTTACCGCTTCTTTGCTGACGGCATGATCGCCATGGCCCGTTATGCCGGGCTGGAGGTAGTCCATGCTTCATCTGCCGCTGCTCCGCAAAACGCACCTGATATCTGGTATGAAACACGGGACAGTTTTCTAATCGCCCGCAAGAGTGAAGCACACCAGCCGCCGGATATGGGAAATTATACTTTCGAAAAGCCGGACCTTGAGGAATTACGCAACGGATTCATTCCCGACAATTACGAGAATCAAGTCTACTACGACATGTTCGCGGTCAGGATTGACGGCAGCGGAACGCTCCATGAGCTGAAGAATCTGGAAATGGTAAATCTCTGGGCACTGCCCGATAATCGCTTCTATATATGGGGAACCGGCGGACAATACGAACTGCATTACCAAAACCTTGTGCAGCGAAGCAGGCCCAAGAATTTCATAGGTTTTCTGGACAGCAACACCGAAATACAAGGAACAGAACTGGACGGATATCCTGTCATGGCACCGCAATATTGCGCTCAGGATAAACCGGACGTAATAATTATCGCTTCCCACGCCCGAAAAGAAATCATGGAAAGCATCAGAAATATCATGAACAAATAA